A single Trueperaceae bacterium DNA region contains:
- a CDS encoding acylphosphatase, with product MSTDGDTQAGGAAGRVRLTALVRGKVQGVGFRAFTRAHALDLGVAGHVENLDDGRVEVVAEGWRDDIELLLVRLRTGPAHAEVEDIEEIWSDPVGLRGFHVY from the coding sequence ATGTCCACCGACGGCGACACGCAGGCTGGCGGCGCGGCCGGGAGGGTGCGGCTGACCGCGCTGGTCAGGGGCAAGGTCCAGGGCGTCGGCTTCCGGGCCTTCACGCGCGCCCACGCGCTCGACCTCGGGGTGGCCGGGCACGTGGAGAACCTCGACGACGGGCGCGTGGAGGTGGTCGCCGAGGGCTGGCGCGACGACATCGAGCTGCTCCTCGTGCGTCTGCGGACGGGTCCGGCGCACGCCGAGGTGGAGGACATCGAGGAGATCTGGTCCGACCCGGTGGGGCTGAGGGGCTTCCATGTCTACTGA